ACCAAGTGGTGACCACCCGGTTGTTGATCGGATAGGCCGGGGCTTCCAGGGCGCCCACGGCGAGACGCAGGACGATCAGGCCGATGAAGCTGCCGACGAAGCCGAGGCCGATGGTGGCCAGCGACCAGAGGGCGATGGCCACGGGATAGAGGATGCGCGGGGCGACCTTGTCCACCAGCCAGCCGCCGGGAATCTGCATGGCGGCGTAGGTCCAGCCGAAGGCCGAGAGGATCAGGCCCATGTGCACCGGCTCGATGCCCAGGTCCTGGGCCAGGTGCGGAGCGGCGATGGAGAGGTTGCTGCGGTCGAGATAGTTGATCACCACGGTGACGAACAGCAGCACCATGATGAAGAAGCGCGCCCGGCTGGGCTTGGCCAGGGTCGGCGCGGCCGTGGCCGCTGCGGCGGCGGCCTGGGTGGGGATAGGCATGGCTCGGGTCCTGTAGTTGGCGTTGTGGCGAGCGTTGTGGGTATCTGAGGGTCAGGGTGTGGCGGCGGCCCTCTCCCTAGCCCTCTCCCAGAGGGAGAGGGGATGGTCGGTGCAGTAGTCGAGTCCGTACTCCTGCTCTTGCCTCCTCTCCCCCTGGGAGAGGGTTGGGGTGAGGGGCCAGCGGTGCATGACAGTTATCGATGGCGCTGCTTTCCCTCTCCCTAGCCCTCTCCCAAAGGGAGAGGGGATGGTCGGTGCGGTAGCCGAGTCCGTGCTCCTGCTCTTGCCCCCTCTCCCTCTGGGAGAGGGTTGGGGTGAGGGCGCTCCTTACCACTCGGCGAAACTGCCGTCCTTGTGCCGCCACACCGGGTTGCGCCAGCGATGGCCGATGGCCGCGCGTTCCTTGACGAATTCCTCGTTGACCTCGACGCCGAGCCCCGGCCCCTGGGGAATCTTCACGTGGCCGTCGCCGTAGTCGAACACCTCGGGATTCTTGATGTAGTCCAGCAGGTCGTTGCCCTGGTTGTAGTGGATGCCCAGGCTCTGCTCCTGGATGAAGGCGTTGTAGCAGTTGGCGTCCAGCTGCAGGTTGACCGCCAGGGCGATGGGGCCGAGCGGGCAATGCAGGGCGATGGCGACGTCGTAGGCCTCGGCCATGTTGGCGATCTTGCGCGTCTCGGTGATGCCGCCGGCGTGGGAGGGATCGGGTTGCAGGATGTCGACGTAGCCTTCCTGGAGGATGCGCTTGAAGTCCCAGCGCGAATACAGCCGCTCGCCCAGGGCGATGGGCGTGTTGCTCATCAGGGCGATTTCCTTGAGCGCCTCGTGGTGCTCGCTGAGCACCGGCTCCTCGATGAACATCAGGCGGAATTGCTCCAGCTCCTTGACCAGCACCTTGGCCATGGGCTTGTGCACTCGGCCATGGAAGTCCACGCCGATGCCGAAGTGCGGCCCGCAGGCTTCACGGATGGCGGCGACGTTGGCGATCACCTGGTCGACCTTGTCGTAGGTATCGACGAACTGCATCTCTTCGCTGGCGTTCATCTTGATCGCGGTGAAGCCCTTGGCCTGGCGCTCCAGCGCCTGGGCCGCGGTCTCCGCCGGGCGATCGCCGCCGATCCAGGAATAGACGCGGATGCTCTCGCGCACCTGGCCGCCGAGCAGTTCGTGCACTGGCACGCCCAGGGCCTTGCCCTTGATGTCCCACAGCGCCTGGTCGATGCCGGCCAGGGCACTCATGTGGATGCCGCCGCCACGATAGAAGCCGCCGCGGTAGAGCACCGTCCAGTGGTCTTCAATGTTGCGCGGGTCCTTGCCGATCAGGTAGTCGGCCAGTTCGTCGACCGCCGCGGCCACGCTGTGGGCACGGCCCTCCAGCACGGGTTCGCCCCAGCCGTGGATGCCCTCATCGGTCTCGATCTTGAGGAAGCACCAGCGCGGCGGGACGACGTAGGTGGTGAGTTTGGTGATCTTCATGGTGTGGAGTCTCGACGGTAATTATTGGAATCGAGGGGATTGGGCAAATCGCGGTCATGGACCGCTCCTACGGAGGCACCGGGTATCTGTAGGAGCGGTCCATGACCGCGAGCTTTAAGCGTTCTTTACCGCCGCCCATCCGGCCGCGAAGGCCTGAGCATTGGCGCTCACCTGGGCCGCGGTCAGGCCTGGCTTGTACAGCGCCGAGCCGAGGCCGAAGCCGTTGGCGCCGGCCGCCACGTAGGGGCCCATGTTGTCCGGGGTGATGCCGCCCACCGGTAGCAGCGCCAGTTCCTTGGGAAAGACCGCCCGCCAGGCCTTGACCACCGCCGGCCCGAGTTGCTCGGCGGGGAACAGCTTGAGGCTGTCGGCACCGGCGTCGAGGGCGGCGAAGCCTTCCGAGGGGGTGGCGACGCCCGGCGCGCTGACCAGGCCGGCGGCCTTGCTGGCGCGGATCACCACCAGGTTGGCATTGGGCGAGACGATCAGCCGGCCACCCGCGGCATCCACCTCGGCCACCTGGGCCTCGGTGAGCACGGTGCCGGCACCGATCAGGCAATCTTCGCCCAGCTCGGCGGTGAGCCGACGGATGCTGTCGAAGGGCTGCGGTGAATTGAGCGGGATCTCAATGACGCGAAAGCCGGCGTCGTAGAGGGCGCGCCCGACCGGGACGATCTCGTCGGGGGTGACGCCGCGCAGGATGGCGATCAGCGGCAGGTCCTTGAGGTAGGTATCAAGCATGGGAGCCTCCAGAGGTGGGCAGCAGGCCGGCGGCCTGGGCCAGGCGCCAGAGCCCGGCGCGGGTGGCCTGCTCCAGCAGGCGAACCTGGTGGATATCGAACAGCGCCAGGGCATCGCGGTAACGCTGGCAGAGCGCCGCGTCGCCGATCAGCACCAGGGGTGGACAGGGAGCGCCCGCGAGGGCGGCGACCTGGCTGCGCAGCTCTTCGCCGATCAGCAGGCCGGACAGATAATCGAGGCTGTGGGCGGCGCTCAGCTCGCCGGCGAGCACCCGGCTGCGGGCGGTGAAGAGGCGGCCGAACAGGCCCTCGGCGCCGGCGTCCCGCGCCGTGGTGAGGCCCAGGCGGAAGGCTTCGGCACCGGCTTCAGGACCGGCCTCGGCGGCCGGGCGCCCGAGGATGGAATGTTCACGCAGGACGGCGAACAACTCGCCGGTCATATAGGTGGCGAAGTCGGTCAGGCGCCCGTCGCGCACCCGCACCCATTTGCTGTGGGTGCCGGGCAGCACCAGCAGGGCCTCGGCGGCCAGGTCCGGCTCCAGTTCGAGGGCGCCGAACACCTGGGTTTCCTCGCCACGCAGGACGTTGGGCAAGGCGCCGCGCTGCATCACCCCGGGGACCAGATGGAGATCGCCGCAACCGCTGTCCAGGCGCAAGAGGCCGGCGGCCAGGCTGTGCACATCCGCCGGGCAGTCGGCATAGGGCACCTCGCGCCAGCCACCCCGGCTGCCGACCATACCGCAGGCGATGGCCGGCAATTGCGGATGGGCCTCGCGCCAGTCGCCTACCAGGGTGCGATAGGCCGCGGCGAAGTCGCCATCGGGCACGTGCATGATGCCCCAGGGCCGGCTGCGGGTGTCCAGCACGGCGCCCTGGGCGTCGAGCAACTGGGCCCGCAGGGACGAGGTGCCCCAGTCGAGGCCGATGAGGTGCGGGGTGGCGGTCATGCAGGGCTCCAGCCGAGTTCGCGGGAAATGGCCCGGGCGCAGGCGCTGACCTCGGGCTGTAAGTCATGCAGCCGCGCCTCGGGCATGTAGGGGATGGCACTGGCCACGCTAAGGGCGGCGACGATGGCGCCGTCGGCGCCGCGGATGGGCGCGGCCACGCAGCGGATGCCCAGTTCGTTCTCTTCCAGGTCCAGGGCGTAGCCGTCGGTGGCATAGCGGCGCAGCCGCGCCCGGTAGTCCGCCCAGGGCAGGAAGTCCTCGCGCAGGCCGGGCTGCCCGGCACGCTGCGCCACGCCTTCGCCATAGAGGGCTTCCCACTCGTCTTCCCCGAGATCAAGCATCAGCGCCTTGCCGACTCCGGTCAGCGCCAGCGGCATGCGCAGGCCGACCCGGGATCTCATCTCCAGGCCGCGACTGCCCGGCAGCTTGTCCAGATAGAGCACGTCGCCACCCTCGCGCACCCCGAGGTGCACGGTATCGCCGCAGCGCTGGGCCAGGCGTTGCAGATGGGGACGGGCCACACCGGTCAGCGGCAGTTGCTCGCGAGCCTGGTAGCCGAGGGCGATGAGGTGGCTGCCGAGGATCAGTCGCCCGCCATCGCTGCGCAGGTAGCCGGCCTGGGTCAGGGCGGCGACCAGGCGATGGGTGGTGCTGCGGGTGCAGCCGATGGCGGCGCCAACCTGGGCCAGGCTGTCGGCGCCGGCGGCCACGGCTTCGAGTACCGCCAGGCCGCGAAACAGCGCCTGGGCTCCGCTGGGCGCTTCGCCCTTATTGGAATTGTTGTCGTTCATGGTGCCTTCACTCTAGAAGCCTGGTAGAGAAATCTCAATATGTGAAACACAATCCCATATTGTGGGATTTATAAGAGATATGACAGCCTTGTCACATAGCTGCAATATTGTCGCTATCTAATGCACGGCACATTGCAAGGACTCGAGAGGCAGAGCGCTCCATGACGGGTAAATCCATCCTGATCGTCGACGACGAGGCCCCCATTCGCGAGATGATCGCCGTGGCCTTGGAAATGGCTGGCTATGAATGCCTGGAGGCGGACAACAGCAAGGACGCCCATGCCCTGATCGTCGATCGCAAGCCCGATCTCATCCTGCTCGACTGGATGCTGCCCGGCACCTCCGGCCTGGAGCTGGCCCGCCGGCTCAAGCGCGACGAGCTGACCGACGCCATCCCCATCATCATGCTCACGGCCAAGGGCGACGAGGACAACAAGGTCCAGGGCCTGGAGACCGGCGCCGACGACTACATCACCAAGCCCTTCTCGCCCCGCGAGCTGGTGGCGCGGCTGAAAGCCGTGCTGCGCCGCACCGGGCACCTGGAGAACGACGGCCCGCTGGAGGTCAACGGCCTGGTGCTGGACCCGGTCAGCCATCGGGTGACCATCGACGGCACCCCCGCCGAGATGGGCCCCACCGAGTACCGCCTGCTACAGTTCTTCATGACTCACCAGGAGCGCGCCTACACCCGCGGCCAGTTGCTCGACCAGGTCTGGGGCGGCAACGTCTACGTCGAGGAACGCACCGTGGACGTGCACATCCGCCGCCTGCGCAAGGCCCTCGGTGAGACCTACGAGAACCTGGTACAGACGGTGCGCGGCACCGGGTATCGCTTTTCCACCAAACTCTGACCGCGCAGGCCACCGCCGCCGTGAACATCAACTGGCGCTCCCGTCTGGCCACTCAGCTGTCGACCGTGGTCGCCGGCTGCGCCCTGGCCGGCTGGCCGTTCGGCCATGTCGGCCTGGCGGTGGCGCTGGGACTGGCGGTCTACCTGGCGATCACCCTGAGGCACCTCCTGCGCCTGCATGCCTGGCTCTTGAACGAGACGCCCGGCGCGCCGCCGGAAGCCGAGGGCCTGTGGGGTGACGTCCTGGATCGCCTCTACCGCCGCCAACGCAAC
The window above is part of the Pseudomonas oryzihabitans genome. Proteins encoded here:
- a CDS encoding 2-dehydro-3-deoxy-6-phosphogalactonate aldolase yields the protein MLDTYLKDLPLIAILRGVTPDEIVPVGRALYDAGFRVIEIPLNSPQPFDSIRRLTAELGEDCLIGAGTVLTEAQVAEVDAAGGRLIVSPNANLVVIRASKAAGLVSAPGVATPSEGFAALDAGADSLKLFPAEQLGPAVVKAWRAVFPKELALLPVGGITPDNMGPYVAAGANGFGLGSALYKPGLTAAQVSANAQAFAAGWAAVKNA
- the phoB gene encoding phosphate regulon transcriptional regulator PhoB, with product MTGKSILIVDDEAPIREMIAVALEMAGYECLEADNSKDAHALIVDRKPDLILLDWMLPGTSGLELARRLKRDELTDAIPIIMLTAKGDEDNKVQGLETGADDYITKPFSPRELVARLKAVLRRTGHLENDGPLEVNGLVLDPVSHRVTIDGTPAEMGPTEYRLLQFFMTHQERAYTRGQLLDQVWGGNVYVEERTVDVHIRRLRKALGETYENLVQTVRGTGYRFSTKL
- the dgoD gene encoding galactonate dehydratase, with the translated sequence MKITKLTTYVVPPRWCFLKIETDEGIHGWGEPVLEGRAHSVAAAVDELADYLIGKDPRNIEDHWTVLYRGGFYRGGGIHMSALAGIDQALWDIKGKALGVPVHELLGGQVRESIRVYSWIGGDRPAETAAQALERQAKGFTAIKMNASEEMQFVDTYDKVDQVIANVAAIREACGPHFGIGVDFHGRVHKPMAKVLVKELEQFRLMFIEEPVLSEHHEALKEIALMSNTPIALGERLYSRWDFKRILQEGYVDILQPDPSHAGGITETRKIANMAEAYDVAIALHCPLGPIALAVNLQLDANCYNAFIQEQSLGIHYNQGNDLLDYIKNPEVFDYGDGHVKIPQGPGLGVEVNEEFVKERAAIGHRWRNPVWRHKDGSFAEW
- a CDS encoding 2-dehydro-3-deoxygalactonokinase, whose amino-acid sequence is MTATPHLIGLDWGTSSLRAQLLDAQGAVLDTRSRPWGIMHVPDGDFAAAYRTLVGDWREAHPQLPAIACGMVGSRGGWREVPYADCPADVHSLAAGLLRLDSGCGDLHLVPGVMQRGALPNVLRGEETQVFGALELEPDLAAEALLVLPGTHSKWVRVRDGRLTDFATYMTGELFAVLREHSILGRPAAEAGPEAGAEAFRLGLTTARDAGAEGLFGRLFTARSRVLAGELSAAHSLDYLSGLLIGEELRSQVAALAGAPCPPLVLIGDAALCQRYRDALALFDIHQVRLLEQATRAGLWRLAQAAGLLPTSGGSHA
- a CDS encoding IclR family transcriptional regulator; the encoded protein is MNDNNSNKGEAPSGAQALFRGLAVLEAVAAGADSLAQVGAAIGCTRSTTHRLVAALTQAGYLRSDGGRLILGSHLIALGYQAREQLPLTGVARPHLQRLAQRCGDTVHLGVREGGDVLYLDKLPGSRGLEMRSRVGLRMPLALTGVGKALMLDLGEDEWEALYGEGVAQRAGQPGLREDFLPWADYRARLRRYATDGYALDLEENELGIRCVAAPIRGADGAIVAALSVASAIPYMPEARLHDLQPEVSACARAISRELGWSPA